Genomic DNA from Planktomarina temperata RCA23:
GTTGATCAAACCCAGCAGTGGCACATGGCCCGTTGGTGAGCATCCATGGGCGTCTACACCCGTTCCATATCGAAATTTCCGCGCAGGCCCGTGCCATAGCGCTGCAAAGCACCCTCTTGGCCCACCGCATTTGGACGGTTGAAAATCCAATTTTGCCAAGCGGTCAGACGACCAAAGATACGCGTTTCCATCGTCTCTGGACCGGCAAACCGCAAATTGGCCTCCATCCCCGTCATCGCATCGGGGGAAAAGCTGGCGCGTTCTTCCATGAAAATACGCAGCTCATCATCCCAATCAATATCATCAAGGATCATTGTCACCAGGCCCAAGGCATCGGCCTGCTCTGCCGCGAGTGGCACGCCGATCATGTCCTGCGCCTGTTCGACACGCTCAGGCTCGCCCAGAAACCGCGTTTGCAATCGGGTCAAATCATTGCCCATGGGGACTGGACCGAAATTCGCAGCCGACAGGCAAATTTCAGCCTCGGGTCGTTCATCATCTTCGAACTCCCCCTCCATCATATAGGTCCGATCCACCGCAAAGAGTATTTCTGACAATAGCCCGGCAAAACAAGAACCGTTTTCCACAAAAGCCGCCAAAGAGCGCGAGGTCACATCGATCCGCTTGAGCGTGCGTTTCCAGTAATGACGGATTTCGGCCGCCAGCCAGTGATCGCTCGTGGCAATCACAGCCTCATGGGCCAAAAAGGCCGCGCCATCCCCTTGGGATTTAAACACCCAAAGCCCAAGATCCATTTCGTTAAACCGCAGATGCAAAATCGCATCTTCAAGCTCTCGGCAAAGCTTCAGAATATAGGCTTGATCACCCTGCGCTTGCAGCTCTGCGATATCGGCCGGAGCTGGGGCGGTCGGACCTTTGAGTGTAATTTCTGCCCGGCGGTGTGCAGGGTCCAAAGTCACATCAATATGCTCGTAAACCATGCCAGAGTCAGTCATCTGCCGCTCAAGCGGGCCAAGCAAAATTCCCGGAGAGGCAACGGCTTTGTCCGAGGCGGCTGCAAATTCTAAAGCGCGGTCCTGAACGGTTTGATCAAATTTGGAATTGGCAATGACCTCATCGACCAAGCGCCAGTCTTTGGCCCGTTTGCCCTTCACACCCTCTTCGATTGAGCAAAAGATATCAGCCAAATCGCGGCGCATTTTGCGCTTATCGGTGATGCGGGTTAGACCACCCGTGCCGGGCAGAACCGCCAGAAGTGGCACTTCGGGCAATCCCACGGCCGAGCTGCTGTCATCCGTCAGCATAATATAGTTGCACGCCAAGGCCAGCTCATAGCCCCCGCCGGCGCAGGCCCCTTTGATGGCCGCAATATATTTTTGGCCACTATCGGCCTCCGCCGCCTCATAGGTGTTGCGGGTTTCATTGGTGAACTTGCAAAAATTCACCTTGTGGCTATGGGCCGCGCCGCCCAGCATGCGGATATTTGCCCCGGCGCAAAAGACTTTCTCCTTGCCCGATTGCATGACCACAACCTTAACCTCGGGATGTTCAAACCGCATTCGCTGGACGATATCGTTCAGCTCAATATCCACCCCGAGATCATAGGAATTCAATTTCAGCTCATAGCCTTCAAACAATCCGGCGGTCTCATCTACATCCATAATCAAATTGGCCACATCCCCATGATAGGTGACACGCCAATGGCGATATTTAGCCGGATCGGTCCGAAAATCTATGACTTGGGTCATGCAGGAAGCCCTTTTGTGGTTTGGCATCAGGCTAGAGAAGAGATCGGAGGAAGTAAACGATTTCGTGCATAATAGAACATAAATTTACTTACTATTTTTCAATTAGTTGGAATTATAAAACCAAATTGCTGGCATTTTATGCACTATAATTCACCATAGGCACGGGCCTCCACCGCCTCCAGGCGCGCCATAATCTGAGAGATGTCTTGCCCCATAACCCGCGCCCCGGTCAGCTTCTCCAACAATCCGCGCACCATAATGCACAGACGACTCGCCGCCTTTGGACGCTGCATCCTGAGCTTGAGCTGCGCATTGGCGAGCTGGATCAAGGCCTGTAGCAGACGGCGTTCCTCACTGCCCTCCTCGAGAGCCATCCAGACAGGCTCAAACAGCTCGTGAGCCTCCCAAAAATATCCGCGCTGCAGATAAAACAATCCCGTGCAAAAGGCCTCACTTTGCGCCAATTGCGCGGGGCTCATGCCCAGCTGTGCTGTGGCGCATATGGGCACAAACCGCCCCTCCGCATGGCGTGCGGTCTGTCCTGGAACATAGGCATGTTCCGGAACGTCTCGCGCCGCGCCCGTCAAGATGCGACACCGGGCCTGGCCGGCGCGTGGTCCAAATCTGCGCAAAAGCGCGAGAGCTCGCGCAAAACCCACTCTGATCGCTCATAGCAGGGATCATGGCCGCAACCGGGCAGAACAACCCGCTCCACCGGCGTCGGGCAACGGCGTTCAATCTCATCGATTTGCGCCAATGTGCCATATTGGTCCTCTGCGCCTTGAATGGCCAAGACCGGCACGCCGATACCGTCAAGCGCATCTGAAACAGTCCAATCTTTAAACCCAGGATGCAGCCAGGCGTCATTCCAGCCACGAAAGCAATTGTCGGGATCATGGTGGTGCCGCGACAATCGCGACCGCAAATATCCACTGTCAAACGCCTGTTTCGCCCGCACGATTTCGCGCAGACCAATCTCCTCGGTGAAAAAATGTGGCGCAATGGTGACAAGGCCGCACAGCCGCGGATCTGGCACCGTTCCCGCATAGATCGCCGCAATCGTAGCCCCATCACTATGGCCCATCAAAAGGCCGCGTTCAAACCCGATGGCATTCAGAACCTCGGGCAGAACCAGGCGCGCCTCACGGGTCATGTAATCGAGCGGGCGCGGCAGAGCGGCCGGGTCAGAGCCGCCATAGCCCGCCCGCGAATAGGCGCAGACCCCCCAGCCTGTCGCGGCACTCAGCCGCTCTGGAAAATCGCGCCAAAGATCGCGAGACCCTAACCCCTCATGCAGCAAGACCACAGTTGGCGCCTCAGCTGGCGCTGGCCCCAGGCGGCCATATTCCAGCCACTTCCCCCCCGCCTTCAACGATCCCACATCTGCCCATCGGGCGCTCACGACCGGCCGCGCAGTTTGAAGCGTTGGATTTTGCCGGTAGAGGTTTTCGGCAAGTCGTCAATGATCTCGATCCATCTGGGATATTTCCACTTGCCGATTTTGTCTTTGATAAACGCGCGAATGCCCGCCACCGCCTCCGGTCCATGCCCCGGCTTCAGCACCACAAAGGCTTTGGGTTTTTCCAAATCATCCTCATCGCGATGGGCCACAACAGCGGCCTCCAATACGGCTGGAAACGCGACCAGGGCCTGCTCAATCTCAAATGGGCTGACCCAGATGCCAGAGACCTTGAACATATCATCTGTGCGCCCACAATAGATAAAGCGGCCCGCCGCAGTGCGTTCATATTTATCACCCGTGCGGGTCCATTCTCCTTCGAAGGTTCGGCGGGTTTTATCGCGTTGGTTCCAATAATCGGCGGCGGCAGATCCGCCGCGTACCAAAAGCTCCCCCACAACGCCAGTGTCAACCTCGGCGCCATCCTCATCGACCAGCCGAACCTCATAGCCCGGAACCGCCGTGCCCGATGTGCCATACTGCACGTCACCAGGCCGGTTGGAGAGGAAAATATGC
This window encodes:
- the boxC gene encoding 2,3-epoxybenzoyl-CoA dihydrolase, whose translation is MTQVIDFRTDPAKYRHWRVTYHGDVANLIMDVDETAGLFEGYELKLNSYDLGVDIELNDIVQRMRFEHPEVKVVVMQSGKEKVFCAGANIRMLGGAAHSHKVNFCKFTNETRNTYEAAEADSGQKYIAAIKGACAGGGYELALACNYIMLTDDSSSAVGLPEVPLLAVLPGTGGLTRITDKRKMRRDLADIFCSIEEGVKGKRAKDWRLVDEVIANSKFDQTVQDRALEFAAASDKAVASPGILLGPLERQMTDSGMVYEHIDVTLDPAHRRAEITLKGPTAPAPADIAELQAQGDQAYILKLCRELEDAILHLRFNEMDLGLWVFKSQGDGAAFLAHEAVIATSDHWLAAEIRHYWKRTLKRIDVTSRSLAAFVENGSCFAGLLSEILFAVDRTYMMEGEFEDDERPEAEICLSAANFGPVPMGNDLTRLQTRFLGEPERVEQAQDMIGVPLAAEQADALGLVTMILDDIDWDDELRIFMEERASFSPDAMTGMEANLRFAGPETMETRIFGRLTAWQNWIFNRPNAVGQEGALQRYGTGLRGNFDMERV
- a CDS encoding alpha/beta fold hydrolase, producing MSARWADVGSLKAGGKWLEYGRLGPAPAEAPTVVLLHEGLGSRDLWRDFPERLSAATGWGVCAYSRAGYGGSDPAALPRPLDYMTREARLVLPEVLNAIGFERGLLMGHSDGATIAAIYAGTVPDPRLCGLVTIAPHFFTEEIGLREIVRAKQAFDSGYLRSRLSRHHHDPDNCFRGWNDAWLHPGFKDWTVSDALDGIGVPVLAIQGAEDQYGTLAQIDEIERRCPTPVERVVLPGCGHDPCYERSEWVLRELSRFCADLDHAPARPGVAS
- a CDS encoding DUF309 domain-containing protein, with the translated sequence MTGAARDVPEHAYVPGQTARHAEGRFVPICATAQLGMSPAQLAQSEAFCTGLFYLQRGYFWEAHELFEPVWMALEEGSEERRLLQALIQLANAQLKLRMQRPKAASRLCIMVRGLLEKLTGARVMGQDISQIMARLEAVEARAYGEL